The proteins below are encoded in one region of Aspergillus nidulans FGSC A4 chromosome III:
- the yphA gene encoding tyrosine phosphatase family protein (transcript_id=CADANIAT00006028) has product MTYPLTKKIINNVNESQQEKQVTTVSPLDPGESDVGKLELPENFGEVVKGIYRCAFPQPWNLPALKTLGLRTIITLVDEPYTQSHEKFLEETGITHHRIPFIANKDPAIKTPERVVNTILRLMLNKSNHPILIHCNKGKHRTGCVTACFRKLQGWDRQDIMNEYIRYSRPKQRLLDEVFIDEFDPSALSHLAQASGAMSWELSGTYASITQEDKNSPENLIQPPRNGIRVAS; this is encoded by the exons ATGACTTACCctttgacgaagaaaatcATCAATAATGTGAACGAAAGCCAGCAAG AGAAACAGGTCACCACGGTTTCGCCGTTGGATCCGGGGGAATCAGATGTTGGAAAACTAGAACTCCCTGAGAATTTTGGCGAGGTCGTGAAAGGAATTTACCGTTGCGCGTTTCCCCAGCCCTGGAACCTTCCGGCGCTCAAAACTCTAGGGCTGCGAACCATAAT TACCCTCGTTGATGAGCCCTACACACAGAGCCACGAGAAGTtccttgaagaaactgggaTCACCCATCATCGTATTCCATTCATCGCGAATAAGGACCCTGCTATCAAAACGCCAGAGCGTGTGGTGAACACCATTCTGAGATTGATGCTCAATAAGTCCAACCACCCTATCCTCATCCACTGCAATAAAGGAAAA CATCGTACAGGGTGCGTGACTGCGTGTTTTCGGAAGCTGCAAGGATGGGACAGGCAAGATATCATGAATGAATATATCCGTTACTCTCGCCCAAAGCAGCGACTTCTGGACGAAGTATTTATCGATGAATTTGACCCCTCTGCACTCTCTCATTTGGCTCAGGCTTCTGGCGCGATGTCCTGGGAACTCTCAGGGACCTATGCCAGTATTACGCAAGAGGACAAGAACTCGCCAGAGAACCTTATTCAGCCCCCTCGGAATGGGATTCGCGTCGCTTCATGA
- a CDS encoding uncharacterized protein (transcript_id=CADANIAT00006027), whose protein sequence is MLPPQGRPNLHNLELLKELLLSGDIWVSQAPEIRLDTRITFVPDMHPSFARFVSQLGDSICKAKMWSDLELSVSYKSCVYGPEQTPTYILSFGIQRSFGLVQRATPRLPKILKDVSDAIPPGEIPAVHMTSIDVRMEYSHKTSQCTRSGQQGCDDGGNNIVQLVRFNDRVCQGTYWPDDNLTVIEADDGRLEIDAEEMSEGWQLPDHSIPRKSFSEFGALFQEGLKTLIFGDTALRRKKNRTGPDDFKSLSRIAPSIFKLGYREAINQRSRLMPSIAKSLASMLKRSNDQILRDKLAVGETVFASDLRSPASTGGDSTRSMIKTRLWAVAQKRLYSSPTLKHSTPCSDHMLGTDGNDRAWDETLLSETMTEELVYIGNGPVDANNDLDFQSDICSNDNELYLDIDAEKAEEESHSIMILEDFHTECSVPIDKLTPTPPYTRTSSVPLSFGDRSEINPNQEMLDMDPDPAEDFASPSSQASPLQNHDVCDRSCIEFRGDDIIPSQVQISFNCSQKLDWEQLVGNGEEEYDMEMLCNNF, encoded by the exons ATGCTGCCCCCCCAGGGGAGACCAAACTTGCACAACTTGGAGCTCTTGAAAGAGCTACTGCTCTCCGGGGATATCTGGGTATCTCAAGCACCCGAGATTAGACTTGATACTCGCATTACATTTGTACCTGATATGCACCCATCCTTCGCACGATTTGTGTCCCAGCTAGGTGACTCTATTTGCAAGGCAAAG ATGTGGTCTGATCTAGAGCTTTCTGTTTCCTACAAAAGTTGCGTTTACGGACCCGAACAGACACCTACATATATTCTCTCCTTCGGAATACAAAGATCTTTCGGACTGGTACAGAGGGCGACGCCTAGACTACCCAAAATCTTGAAGGATGTTAGCGACGCAATTCCTCCAGGTGAAATACCGGCTGTTCATATGACCTCCATCGACGTCCGCATGGAATATAGTCACAAAACGAGCCAATGCACACGATCTGGGCAACAAGGGTGTGATGACGGAGGCAACAACATAGTACAACTGGTTCGGTTCAATGATCGGGTTTGTCAAGGGACATACTGGCCGGACGACAACTTAACTGTCATAGAAGCCGACGACGGGCGACTCGAAATCGATGCGGAGGAAATGAGCGAAGGTTGGCAGCTTCCTGACCACTCAATCCCCAGAAAGTCCTTCTCAGAATTTGGCGCTCTGTTCCAAGAGGGACTGAAGACACTGATCTTTGGAGATACTGCACTGAGGCGCAAGAAAAACCGGACAGGGCCAGACGACTTCAAAAGCTTATCTAGAATTGCACCCTCGATATTCAAGCTCGGATATCGCGAG GCAATCAATCAACGGTCACGATTAATGCCATCCATCGCAAAATCCTTGGCTTCAATGTTGAAGCGCAGCAATGACCAGATTCTTCGGGACAAGCTCGCCGTAGGCGAGACAGTATTTGCCTCGGACCTGCGCTCCCCAGCATCTACAGGCGGTGATAGCACAAGAAGTATGATCAAAACGCGGTTATGGGCTGTCGCGCAGAAGCGACTCTATAGCTCCCCTACCCTGAAACACTCGACGCCCTGCTCAGATCACATGCTCGGTACAGACGGGAATGATAGAGCCTGGGATGAGACTCTCTTGTCTGAAACAATGACAGAAGAACTGGTATATATCGGCAATGGTCCCGTTGACGCTAATAACGACCTAGATTTCCAATCGGATATCTGCTCAAACGACAACGAACTTTATCTTGATATTGATGCTGAGAAAGCTGAGGAAGAATCCCACTCAATAATGATTCTTGAAGATTTCCATACCGAGTGCTCGGTACCGATAGATAAGCTGACTCCAACGCCGCCCTATACACGCACATCATCAGTACCACTATCATTCGGCGACCGCAGTGAAATAAACCCAAACCAGGAAATGCTCGATATGGATCCTGACCCTGCAGAGGACTTCGCATCTCCATCAAGCCAAGCGTCTCCACTACAAAATCATGATGTATGCGATCGGTCATGCATCGAATTTCGTGGGGACGACATAATCCCAAGCCAAGTCCAGATATCCTTCAATTGCAGCCAGAAACTTGACTGGGAACAACTCGTCGGCAACGGTGAAGAGGAGTATGATATGGAGATGCTCTGTAACAATTTCTGA